One part of the Vibrio hyugaensis genome encodes these proteins:
- a CDS encoding glycerate kinase, with product MKVVIAPDSFKESLTAKQVSDAIKTGLSRVWQDAEFVTVPVADGGEGTVQSLIDATEGEQVFVTVKGPLGNDVEAFYGILGDGETAVIEMAEASGLHRVPSEQRDAKNTSSFGTGQLILNALDRGIQRLIIGLGGSATNDGGVGMLAALGVKFLDRAGNEITPNGGGLIELASIDVSGLDSRLADCEVLVACDVDNPLCGEEGASAIFGPQKGATSADVELLDSALSKYGELTEQVTGKHVLTQKGAGAAGGMGAALLGYLSARLKPGIEIVLDTVKLAEHVADADIVFTGEGRIDHQTVHGKTPMGVAKVAKQFDLPVVALAGCKGDNFQAVYECGIDAVFVCVPCAMSLPEALKEADVNLANLAENVARLWQLPR from the coding sequence ATGAAAGTTGTGATTGCCCCAGATTCGTTTAAAGAGAGTTTGACCGCCAAACAAGTAAGTGACGCGATCAAGACCGGTTTGTCTCGTGTTTGGCAAGACGCAGAATTTGTGACTGTGCCTGTTGCCGACGGTGGCGAAGGGACGGTTCAATCTTTGATTGATGCGACTGAGGGTGAGCAGGTTTTCGTGACGGTAAAAGGCCCACTCGGCAATGATGTCGAGGCGTTTTACGGCATTCTAGGTGATGGCGAAACGGCTGTGATTGAAATGGCAGAGGCTAGCGGCCTGCACCGTGTGCCAAGTGAACAACGTGACGCGAAAAACACCAGCAGCTTTGGTACCGGTCAGCTGATTCTGAATGCGCTTGATCGTGGTATTCAGCGATTGATCATTGGCTTGGGTGGCAGCGCTACTAATGACGGCGGTGTGGGCATGTTGGCTGCGTTGGGCGTTAAATTCCTAGACAGAGCTGGCAACGAAATTACGCCAAATGGCGGCGGCTTAATTGAACTAGCAAGCATCGATGTGTCTGGTCTTGATTCTCGCTTAGCTGATTGCGAAGTGCTGGTGGCATGCGATGTTGATAACCCATTATGTGGCGAGGAAGGCGCGTCGGCGATTTTTGGCCCACAGAAAGGCGCGACTTCGGCGGATGTTGAGTTGTTAGATTCTGCTCTAAGCAAATACGGAGAGCTGACAGAGCAAGTGACAGGCAAGCATGTGTTGACTCAAAAAGGCGCAGGTGCAGCAGGTGGTATGGGCGCGGCATTGCTCGGTTACCTATCAGCACGCCTTAAGCCGGGCATTGAAATTGTGCTGGACACTGTGAAGCTAGCAGAGCACGTTGCAGACGCTGATATCGTGTTTACCGGTGAAGGTCGTATCGACCATCAAACCGTACATGGTAAGACACCAATGGGGGTTGCCAAAGTTGCGAAGCAGTTTGATTTGCCAGTTGTCGCACTTGCGGGTTGTAAGGGTGATAACTTCCAAGCGGTGTACGAGTGCGGCATTGATGCTGTGTTCGTGTGTGTTCCGTGCGCAATGAGCTTGCCAGAAGCATTGAAAGAAGCCGATGTGAATCTCGCGAACTTGGCCGAAAACGTCGCGAGACTATGGCAGTTGCCTCGATAG
- a CDS encoding amidohydrolase has translation MLTPHRLILGAALLSAFSAWANAAEQTVDVVYINAGIYGHPKADAVAVHDGRIAFVGDKAKAQTWVGDGTEVVDLSDTYLLPGFVDNHNHVFEAASEAGGTCLLQAGTLLDEQIPQLQDCKEFVQDGEWLMGYGFTLDATLSEENQRTPLEVIDEVFPDTPVVLMEQTSHSMWVSSAALKAANIDKSTSDPQGGRILKDPDTGELNGILLDNAGDLVMELAWNSMSAQFAVSYQGLLTGLEEAALYGITTIGDGRMYWKRGWYEVWKESEKRGDLTARVSLRPWIYPTDSMNSQLSYLKGIQSDDTSRLLLVNQVKMYNDGIFINGTAKTLAPYLDTYLPDSPYGLNYISPQAMSEWLNKLDKLGYSAHIHAIGDGGIRESLDAIEKVRSQGNQRRYTLTHVELVNSKDVPRFAKLGVTADFQVGSDYVAYHDHQWAEAFLGAKRARALMNLRTLYDTKANVTLSSDWNVHDLNPLLGISNSLLMGDTGLPNVEAAIDAYTIHPAYSLGLEKEIGSIDIGKSADFAVLDQDITQLKAEEIAQARILMTVLRGEVVYEQLDDE, from the coding sequence ATGTTAACTCCTCATAGATTGATTCTTGGCGCTGCGTTGTTGTCTGCGTTTAGCGCTTGGGCGAATGCTGCTGAGCAAACCGTAGACGTGGTGTACATCAATGCTGGCATTTATGGTCATCCAAAAGCAGACGCTGTCGCCGTGCATGACGGACGGATTGCTTTTGTTGGCGATAAAGCCAAGGCACAAACATGGGTTGGTGATGGCACGGAAGTGGTGGATTTGAGTGATACCTACTTGTTGCCGGGCTTTGTCGATAACCATAATCATGTGTTTGAGGCGGCTTCCGAAGCAGGCGGTACGTGCTTGTTGCAAGCTGGCACCTTGTTGGATGAGCAAATCCCACAACTGCAAGACTGTAAAGAGTTTGTCCAAGATGGCGAATGGTTGATGGGTTACGGTTTTACGCTTGATGCAACCTTGTCAGAAGAAAACCAGCGCACTCCTCTCGAAGTGATCGATGAGGTTTTTCCTGATACGCCTGTGGTGTTAATGGAGCAAACCTCTCACTCGATGTGGGTTAGCTCGGCTGCGCTGAAAGCGGCGAACATTGATAAAAGCACGTCCGATCCTCAAGGTGGTCGCATTCTCAAAGATCCGGATACAGGCGAGTTGAATGGCATCTTGCTAGATAACGCCGGTGATTTAGTGATGGAACTGGCTTGGAACAGCATGAGTGCGCAATTTGCGGTGAGTTACCAAGGCTTGTTGACCGGATTAGAAGAAGCGGCGCTCTATGGCATCACTACGATTGGTGATGGGCGAATGTACTGGAAGCGAGGTTGGTATGAAGTGTGGAAAGAGAGCGAAAAGCGGGGTGATCTGACCGCTCGCGTCTCTTTGCGACCATGGATCTATCCGACTGACAGCATGAACTCTCAACTGTCGTATTTGAAAGGCATTCAGTCCGACGACACCTCTCGCTTGTTACTGGTAAACCAAGTCAAAATGTACAACGATGGCATCTTCATCAATGGTACCGCCAAAACCCTTGCACCTTATCTTGATACTTACCTGCCTGATTCACCGTATGGGTTGAATTACATCTCGCCACAAGCAATGTCTGAATGGCTAAACAAGCTCGATAAACTTGGTTATAGCGCGCACATTCATGCTATCGGTGACGGTGGTATTCGTGAATCACTCGATGCGATTGAGAAGGTGCGCAGTCAGGGCAATCAGCGACGTTACACTTTGACTCATGTGGAACTGGTGAACAGCAAAGACGTGCCAAGGTTCGCCAAGTTAGGTGTTACGGCAGACTTTCAAGTCGGCTCAGACTATGTGGCGTATCACGATCACCAATGGGCGGAAGCCTTCTTAGGGGCTAAGCGAGCCAGAGCATTGATGAACCTGCGTACGCTTTACGATACCAAGGCTAACGTTACACTAAGCAGTGATTGGAATGTGCATGATTTGAATCCTCTCCTAGGTATCTCCAACAGTTTGCTAATGGGGGATACAGGGTTGCCAAATGTGGAAGCGGCGATTGATGCTTATACGATTCATCCTGCTTACAGCTTGGGCTTAGAAAAGGAAATTGGCTCAATCGATATCGGGAAATCGGCGGATTTTGCGGTGTTGGACCAAGACATCACCCAATTGAAAGCGGAAGAAATAGCCCAAGCTCGAATATTGATGACGGTGCTGCGCGGGGAAGTCGTTTACGAACAATTGGATGATGAATAA
- a CDS encoding M3 family metallopeptidase: MTATEYLNDLNQRYLTIHRTKEDFFWETYMGISDDHDGSTKAQTAWTNFLSNAEQISAIKAQLEAAEAIADPQEKQQTQIGLQGWLATFESHAIEGEQAQAQKNALIAFEAELFEKKQNHVLTFTNENGEQTEGSLPVLSSTIRANNHEEVRQSAHQTLLDLEQWLLQNGFIELIKLRNQFARSLGYETFFDYSVKKTEKMSSEQLFSILDDFEQRTRDAHLSSLANLAEQKGQSALTGYNFVYSFAGDVMRDLDPYVPFSKSLRRWVASFGRLNIEYSGAELTLDLLDRKGKYPNGFCHGPIPSFYNQGEWVAAQVNFTSNAKPDQVGSGYDGINTLFHEGGHAAHFANVKMNAPCFSQEFAPTSMAYAETQSMFCDSLLTDADWLKQYALDAEGNPVPDEIIQAMINSRQPFKAYEERSILVVPYFERALYQLSDEELTPERITKLARDCEKQILGLECSPRPLMAIPHLLSDEAACAYHGYLLAHMAVYQTRAYFLDKFGYLTDNPEIGPLLAKHYWHAGNHLSHNETIVSLTGEGFNAKYLADVCNLSPEQAWDVQQKKIASLQTRERAPVASLNASIKVVDGSKELASNSVSDEQMCDQFERYIQETYGR, encoded by the coding sequence ATGACTGCAACGGAATACCTAAACGACCTCAACCAACGTTACCTCACTATCCATCGCACCAAAGAAGACTTCTTTTGGGAAACCTACATGGGCATCAGCGACGACCACGATGGTTCGACAAAAGCACAAACCGCTTGGACAAATTTCTTAAGCAACGCCGAACAAATCTCAGCCATCAAAGCGCAACTTGAAGCAGCTGAAGCAATCGCTGATCCACAAGAGAAACAGCAAACGCAAATTGGTCTGCAAGGCTGGTTGGCAACGTTTGAATCGCATGCGATTGAAGGCGAACAAGCTCAAGCACAAAAGAATGCTCTGATTGCATTTGAAGCCGAGTTGTTCGAGAAAAAGCAAAATCACGTCCTGACGTTTACCAATGAAAACGGTGAACAAACCGAGGGCTCTTTGCCAGTATTGTCGTCGACCATCCGCGCCAATAATCACGAAGAAGTGCGTCAATCAGCACATCAAACGCTGCTCGACCTTGAGCAATGGTTGCTGCAAAACGGCTTTATTGAGCTGATCAAACTGCGTAATCAATTCGCACGTTCTTTGGGCTACGAAACCTTCTTTGACTACTCAGTGAAGAAGACGGAAAAGATGAGCTCAGAGCAACTGTTCAGCATCTTGGATGACTTTGAACAACGCACGCGCGATGCGCACCTAAGCAGCTTGGCAAATCTTGCTGAGCAGAAAGGTCAAAGCGCACTGACTGGCTACAACTTTGTGTACTCGTTCGCGGGTGATGTCATGCGTGACCTTGACCCGTACGTACCGTTCTCAAAATCGCTGCGTCGCTGGGTAGCATCATTCGGTCGCCTAAACATCGAATACTCAGGCGCAGAACTGACGCTAGACCTGCTTGACCGCAAAGGCAAATACCCGAACGGTTTCTGCCATGGTCCTATCCCATCGTTCTACAACCAAGGCGAATGGGTTGCGGCGCAGGTGAACTTCACCAGTAACGCGAAACCAGACCAAGTTGGTAGCGGCTACGATGGCATCAATACTCTATTCCACGAAGGTGGTCACGCTGCGCACTTCGCTAACGTGAAGATGAACGCGCCGTGTTTCTCTCAAGAGTTCGCACCAACTTCCATGGCATATGCAGAAACACAATCCATGTTCTGTGACAGCCTGTTGACCGATGCCGATTGGCTAAAACAATACGCGTTGGACGCAGAAGGTAATCCAGTACCGGATGAGATCATCCAAGCGATGATCAACAGTCGCCAGCCATTCAAAGCGTACGAAGAGCGTAGCATTTTGGTCGTGCCGTATTTTGAACGTGCGCTTTACCAATTAAGCGATGAAGAACTGACGCCAGAGCGCATCACTAAGCTCGCGCGCGATTGTGAAAAGCAAATCCTTGGTTTGGAGTGCAGCCCACGCCCATTGATGGCAATTCCACACCTTCTGTCTGATGAAGCAGCGTGTGCCTACCACGGTTACTTGCTAGCGCACATGGCGGTTTACCAGACTCGAGCTTACTTCCTCGACAAGTTTGGCTACCTAACTGACAACCCAGAGATTGGTCCGCTACTGGCGAAACATTACTGGCATGCGGGTAACCACCTATCGCACAACGAGACTATCGTTAGCCTAACAGGTGAAGGCTTTAACGCTAAGTATCTGGCAGACGTGTGTAACCTATCGCCAGAACAAGCATGGGACGTACAACAGAAGAAAATTGCCTCGCTGCAAACTCGTGAACGTGCCCCAGTGGCGTCTTTAAATGCCAGCATCAAAGTGGTCGATGGCAGCAAAGAGCTTGCAAGCAACTCGGTCTCAGACGAGCAGATGTGCGATCAGTTTGAGCGCTACATCCAAGAGACTTACGGTCGATAA
- a CDS encoding DUF924 family protein, whose protein sequence is MYQDILTFWFEELEPKDWFVSNAYVDKQIETRFLTTLEQAAQSELFGWRDTAQGRLAEIIVLDQFSRNVYRNTPKAFAQDALALALAQETIRLGLDQELTDVERSFLYMPFMHSESKRIHEEAEKLFKALGRESNHEFELKHKVIIDRFGRYPHRNAILGRDSTAEEVEFLQQPGSSF, encoded by the coding sequence ATGTACCAAGATATCCTGACTTTCTGGTTTGAAGAACTGGAACCAAAAGACTGGTTTGTGAGTAATGCCTACGTCGATAAACAAATCGAAACTCGCTTTCTCACCACCTTAGAACAAGCCGCTCAATCTGAGTTGTTTGGCTGGCGAGACACAGCGCAAGGCCGTCTGGCAGAGATCATCGTGCTCGACCAATTCTCTCGCAACGTTTACCGCAATACGCCAAAAGCGTTCGCTCAAGATGCTCTCGCACTTGCCTTGGCACAAGAGACGATTCGTTTAGGATTGGACCAAGAATTGACGGACGTTGAACGCAGCTTCTTGTACATGCCATTTATGCACAGTGAGTCTAAGCGGATTCATGAAGAGGCAGAGAAGCTGTTCAAAGCACTGGGTAGAGAATCGAACCACGAGTTCGAACTAAAGCATAAAGTGATCATTGATCGCTTCGGTCGCTACCCACACCGCAATGCGATTTTAGGCCGCGATAGCACCGCAGAAGAAGTGGAATTCTTACAGCAGCCGGGTTCTAGTTTCTAG
- a CDS encoding DUF4144 family protein, with product MITWPCLLKLDGDDELVYLDSPEQLNAECQALIWGQDDMVIDTQGHCYALQAGANSTVELSLLPQTLNVQQVTELIQKHEFSKAQRCIIKIQFLSVQQAIAALVE from the coding sequence ATGATCACATGGCCTTGTTTGCTCAAACTCGATGGCGACGACGAACTGGTGTATTTAGATTCGCCAGAGCAGTTAAATGCCGAATGCCAAGCGTTGATTTGGGGTCAAGATGACATGGTGATTGATACGCAAGGTCATTGCTATGCATTACAAGCGGGCGCTAACAGCACAGTGGAATTAAGCCTTTTGCCACAGACATTGAACGTGCAGCAAGTGACAGAGCTGATTCAAAAACACGAGTTCAGCAAGGCACAACGTTGCATCATCAAAATCCAATTTTTGTCTGTCCAGCAAGCGATTGCAGCGTTGGTTGAATGA
- a CDS encoding VOC family protein, with translation MKMNHVGIMVGDMDKAVEFYTKALGLRIVMNNTKVIEERESAIGRMCIAVFGEGFKGFNIAHLVTSDGIGVELFEMKERQERHEVDFSRLGIFHFCLQVAKEQFPQTIKRIEEFGGKARMDIMRYHPEDDNKQAQMIYMEDPFGNLFELYSHTYEETYASDYE, from the coding sequence ATGAAAATGAATCACGTAGGCATCATGGTTGGCGATATGGACAAAGCAGTAGAGTTCTACACTAAAGCGCTTGGTCTTCGCATCGTAATGAACAACACAAAAGTTATCGAAGAGCGCGAATCAGCAATCGGTCGTATGTGTATCGCCGTATTCGGTGAAGGCTTCAAAGGCTTCAATATCGCTCACCTAGTGACATCTGACGGCATCGGCGTTGAGCTATTTGAAATGAAAGAGCGTCAAGAGCGTCACGAAGTAGACTTCTCTCGCCTAGGCATCTTCCACTTCTGTCTACAAGTAGCGAAAGAGCAGTTCCCACAAACTATCAAACGTATTGAAGAGTTTGGCGGTAAAGCTCGCATGGACATCATGCGCTACCACCCAGAAGACGACAACAAACAAGCTCAAATGATCTACATGGAAGACCCGTTTGGTAACCTATTCGAGCTTTACTCACACACTTACGAAGAAACTTACGCGTCTGATTACGAATAA
- a CDS encoding DUF4041 domain-containing protein, giving the protein MDNFSQVHILLGALGLFLLIGILLVKRATKLSRQLEDNKNQLLKAEDTIGQYKERFSDVFDTEAECAKIKDALEADKKSIERQKDLVLIEQRDAEVKIEELRTDYRNKKLTYDALTKQIAVFRDDIELIELGFYEPKFDFDASEKFKEEIKKCKDRQKALMREKSSSGAIFCYREWTVDGSRSEGKKMTDKSIRLTARAFNNECEAAIANCTWKNVVKMQERIRKAFTAINQLNEPNAISITDKYLKEKLKELQLTYEYREKKQQEKVEQAEIKAQMREEAKVEAEIKKAEAEAIKEEKRFQKALDTARKELEQASDELKLELEQQIAELQANLKEAELKHQRAQSMAEQTKQGHVYVISNIGSFGEDIYKIGMTRRLEPMDRVKELGDASVPFTFDVHAMIHTDDAPTLEKKLHEVFDSRRLNMINRRKEFFNVTLNEIHEAAQSFSNHEIEFVKTAVAQEYYETQAMKKQEQMKEHGASEEAESANNLPSFADAI; this is encoded by the coding sequence TTGGACAACTTTTCACAAGTTCACATACTTCTGGGTGCTCTAGGATTATTTCTTCTCATCGGTATTCTACTAGTAAAGAGAGCCACAAAACTGAGCAGACAATTAGAAGATAACAAAAACCAATTGCTGAAAGCAGAAGACACTATTGGACAATACAAAGAACGCTTTTCAGATGTTTTCGATACCGAGGCTGAATGTGCAAAAATCAAAGATGCTCTTGAAGCCGATAAAAAGTCTATAGAGCGCCAAAAAGACTTAGTCTTGATTGAGCAGCGTGATGCTGAAGTGAAAATAGAAGAATTGAGAACCGACTATAGAAACAAGAAGCTTACGTATGACGCTTTAACGAAGCAAATTGCTGTTTTTAGAGATGATATTGAACTAATAGAACTTGGCTTCTATGAACCAAAATTTGACTTCGATGCCTCAGAGAAATTTAAAGAAGAAATCAAAAAGTGCAAAGACCGACAAAAAGCTTTGATGAGAGAAAAATCATCTAGCGGTGCTATTTTTTGCTATCGAGAATGGACCGTCGACGGTTCACGTTCTGAAGGCAAGAAGATGACGGACAAGAGCATTCGACTTACTGCTAGAGCCTTTAACAACGAATGTGAAGCAGCAATTGCTAACTGTACATGGAAGAACGTCGTCAAAATGCAAGAGCGTATTAGAAAGGCTTTTACTGCAATCAACCAACTTAACGAGCCGAATGCCATTTCCATCACAGACAAGTACTTAAAAGAAAAGCTCAAAGAACTTCAACTGACCTATGAATATCGCGAGAAAAAACAACAAGAGAAAGTTGAACAAGCAGAGATAAAGGCACAAATGCGAGAAGAGGCTAAGGTTGAAGCCGAAATTAAAAAAGCTGAAGCAGAAGCTATAAAGGAAGAAAAGCGCTTTCAAAAAGCTCTCGATACCGCGAGAAAAGAACTAGAGCAAGCCAGTGACGAGCTAAAGCTAGAGCTTGAACAACAGATAGCAGAACTACAAGCCAACCTGAAGGAAGCAGAGCTCAAGCACCAACGTGCTCAATCAATGGCAGAGCAGACAAAACAAGGGCATGTTTACGTTATTTCAAATATCGGCTCTTTTGGCGAAGACATATATAAAATCGGTATGACACGTCGACTTGAACCAATGGATCGCGTCAAAGAACTCGGGGATGCTTCTGTTCCATTCACGTTTGATGTACACGCAATGATTCATACTGATGATGCTCCGACATTAGAGAAGAAGCTACATGAAGTCTTCGATTCTCGCCGATTAAACATGATTAACAGACGAAAAGAGTTCTTCAATGTCACACTCAACGAAATACATGAAGCTGCGCAGTCCTTCTCAAACCATGAGATAGAGTTCGTAAAGACTGCCGTTGCTCAAGAGTATTATGAAACTCAAGCAATGAAGAAACAGGAACAAATGAAGGAGCACGGTGCTTCAGAAGAAGCAGAAAGCGCAAATAACTTACCAAGTTTCGCCGATGCTATTTAA